The Coccidioides posadasii str. Silveira chromosome 2, complete sequence genomic interval CGAAGGGCAAGGGCCCGATGAATACCGGCCAACAAGGAATCAAGAAGTCCGGTAAAAAGTGATGGGGTAGCGGCTCTTCTGGTTCGGGTTGTCGAGCCTACGATGTAACGACATTATGTCCTCTGACGGGCGTTACGGTCCCTTGAATTGCCGTTCTCTTCGCGAGCGAGTACCCATAGCATGAGCGGGCGGTGATCTACTTCTACGAAATTTTGAACTTGAGAGTAGCGCCTGCCATTGATCTTGAGCACCACTATACGCATTTTCATGTCGGAAACTAAACCACCTTAAGTCCGTATAATGAAGAAAATATATGTACATGAAAGGAAAGCTTCACAGAAACAATTCACAGAATCGCCCAGGGTTCTTTGAACATAGATCTGAATTTGTAAAATTTTTGGGCAAAAGGGTATTCTCAAGAAGTAGCAGAGTAAACAAGTGTTCACTGGAGTAAAAGCGGCTAGGGAAATTTGGAATGTGGAGGAAGGGAAAACCAAAAGAAATTTCAAATCGAAGAACGACCAACCAGGGTCTTGTATGAATACTATGCAAGGATCATGACGCCGGCTGCATCAGTCGAAGCCATTTTAGCTGGTGACTCTCTTAATCCATAATCCAGACCCTTCGTActcatcctcttcatccTTCTTCTTATACGCCCGATGAAGTTTGAGCCCGATATCGTGCTCATCTTTCTTGATATCATCTAGCTCGTTATTAAGGCTCTTCACGGTCTTCGTAACTTCAGCACGAGTCGCAAAATCGTAAGCGATTGAACTTGGCTGTATGACTTGTGTCAATTCGTTGATGATGGTGTTGATATTACCGCGTCTTCGGGCAAGATCGCGAAGTTTTGCCTCCATTGCTTCGATGCGATTGTTAGCCTCCGCTTCTGGCGGGCTCCGTGGCAACGACTTCGAAGTAACCGCCGACAGCTGGGATGGAGTAGGCTTTCGCGCCGTCATCCTAGCAGCTTTGGCCGCTATATCGGTGGGGATATCTGGGAGAGGCGGAGCATCTTTCTCGTTGCTTCGTCGAGAAGATTGCGGTGGGGTGCCTACTTCGGTGGTCGCGAAAGTCGTCATACTGAAACGGCTCACCGGCTGAGGTTCCAAGTCTAGGCTTTCCAGCTTCATGTAATCCGGCTCGAACGGGACGTCCCGTATTCGAGCTTCGCTACGAAGGGGATGCGAAAGGTCTGGCAGACTATTGAGCATTGTAGATGGATTCTGTCCATTGGACCCATTCATCGAGTCCGCCGCGTAACCGGTATCCTCTTGTATACCACTCTGCGATGTCGCGAAATCGAAGGTATCCATTCTAAATGGCGCTACCGAGTCGGATGGTGCCTTTAAAGAGGTGGTTGAAAGCCCTGCTGGTGTAGTGTGCAGCGGTTCGACTGGTTGAGGTCGACTATCCTTCCTCGGTGGGGGAATAAATGGTTCCTCTGCGGATGGCTTTTTGGTCGAAATCGGGTTCAAAATGGCAGACCTTCCACTAGCGCCTTTCCACGGTGGACGAGTAGGAGGCACCAAGGCCGGATCTTCTGGGTCAAGCTTTGGGGCTCGCCTGTGGCCTTGATTTGTATCCTTGTTTCTTGTAAAGAAACCGAAAGGGTGCTTCTGCGAAGGCTTGAGATGTGATAACACTGGCAAATGCGGATTCTTTGGGGAAACTTGGGCAAACTTGCCGCGATCGCTTTTGGTCGGTTCGCCTGAAAACTCATCCCACTTTGTTTTTCGAGCAGGGTGCGGTCCGGAAAATCCGCGTCTGCCTTTTAGGATGGCACCGGCGTTTGGGTCGTCCTTTGTCATTTGAGGCGCCTTCGCAAATTTCTGAGAGACCGGAACTGCATCGGGAAAATTGATTTTTTCACGGGGAAATTGAACAGCAGGTTCAAAAAACTCTTCTATAGGAGATATGTCTGGGCTATCATTCCCGGTAGTATTTCTATACTGGCCAGGCATTGGCGACACAGGCGGCGATGCATCAGTGTACTGACTATCGCGATATTCAGAGGAACGGTCAAGATAAACGTGGGGCTTTGTGAGTCGACGTTCGTTATCAGAATCCCAGTCAGAGTAAATCGAGGATGCTATGCGTGGCTCCTTGCCAATCGCGGGCGGCGGTTCCATAGCATTGCTTGCGACACAGTCAGGCCTCTTGTTTTTAAGGTGAAATTGGGCTAGCATTCCACTCACTATGAACGAAATGATCGTCCGTATGGATTGTTCTCATAATTCATTTCCTGTACATGTGGGCTCACAAACCCTTGTTCTTTGTTGCGCTCAATTGTAAATCTCGGCCCCCTTGACCGGGGGTTTGCCATGTCTTTGGGAGTAGGCGGATGACTCGCTTTCCACATTTCATAATCTTGCAAACGTCACCACTCATATGTCAGTAAACGCACTCACTACTATCCAAATgcggctttttctttttttttggtggggggaggggggaaggggAGAGGGGGTATAATGGCTACGCGCATGGCTGTGCGAGCTCTGCGCTTGGGGCCAAAATCAAGCTGCGGCGGGATCATACCTCACGAAGCGTGCTTCGAGGATCTTGCTCGGCAGGTACCAAAAGAAGACAGTGagatataaaaataatattctGTGGAGGCTGTGCGATGCGATGGCCCCCTTTGTATTGTGAAGTCTAAAATAAttgagattcagaagaaggGAACATGACACTGCCGGAgagatttccaaataattTCCCCCTCAAAATGCTGTATAAtttgaaagaaagaagaggaagaataAAGGAGTGACATCAATAATGGTTCCAGACCAATGAAGAGGGATAAGGAATGATCGCATTCACCGGCCAGCAGGACAAGAAGTTGTGTTCTTCACCTCTCCTCCACTCACAGCTGTAACGATCCCTTCATTCGCAACGCCGCGATGTCATGGATCGTCGGGCCGCCGCCGCATCGCCTCATTTGAGACTAGCGCAGTTTCAAAGCCGACGAACACgagctagttagttagtagctaactagttaccAGTGCGGAAAGGTTATATTATATAATCAACCACTCATCGATGACATAACACGCAGTCTTCGCAGAAGGGCTTGCAGCCAATGGCCGTGATGGTGAAAGCTCGGAAGCGTCCGTAACTGCGCGGTGGTGGGAAGATATTCACCGCGACCCTTTCTTGCATTGTCTACTTGAGACAGTTTTACGAGCTACATCAGAATGGCGTCAGGTTCGTCTTCCCGCGTACTTCCTGAGTAATCCTAGGTCCACCAGAGCTAATTTGCCAAAGATGCCAATGCTTCCCCGGTCCCTGAGGTGTAAGCTGTATCCCTCGACGGGGCCTCTCTCCTTCGATTGCTATAATATGCTGGCTCGACCTTCTAACCTCAGCTCTTAGGGCATCTATTGCTTCCCCAATAAATCTAGTCCTTCTCTCCCTTTTTGTCGTCGTGGTGTATATGCAGTTCCGGCCCAAGGCCCCAGTTACCCTACCAAAAGACCAGGCTCCGGTTGTATTCCGCACGTTCAAACCAACAACCCTGATAGAGTTTAATGGACAAGACAACAAACCTGTATACCTTGCGGTTCGCGGAAAGGTTTTTGATGTGAGCCCGGGGAGGAATTTTTACGGCCCGGTAATTCGTAACCCCTTCGCAGCCTTTCCCATTTAGAGCACCTGTCCTAAACTTTTTATGTGATTTTCCAGGGCGGACCGTATGAGAACTTTGCCGGCCGTGACGCTACTCGAGGATTGGCTTGCCAGAGCTTTGACGAGGAGATGCTCACAAAGGACCTTAAGGGTCCTTTAGATGATCTACATGGCTTGGACGAAGAGCAACTAGACAACCTCAGGGGGTGGGAGGAAAGGTTTCTGGAGAAATACCTGGTCGTTGGAAAGCTGGTCGCGGAGGGCGACCCGGAAGCTCCTAAATAAGAGGCGGTATGGTAGATAACATGACCAGCAATGGCCGTGACTACAAATTTCTTTGAACGCCATTGACTCCTGCTGATTTGACTTTCTCCGGCTGCTCCTTCTATTTGTTTCCTGACCTGTTAACAAAAGAGAGGAGAAGTTACCACCCGGCCGCCAGGAAATAGCCGTGGTGAATACCTGGTTGGCTGAAAGTCCTGAAAAATTGTAACTTTGGTATGGTTgtatatctgagatattaCAAGATCCCCTGGCCACTTTCCTTCCATGATATGGAGGATAATTATGGATGATAGTTATTTATTCCATACCGGCCACTTCCGTCTTATCCGCACATGCTACATTGTATGGCCTGCCAGAGATAGTTCTGGCTGACCTCTATTCTCCTTACAACTATACATTTTACTACTTATAGTGAGTCTTACTTATTGTCCCATAGCAGGTTCATTGATATCTCCTTTTATCGGTATCCGTTTATATTTTGAGTCTGGATTCAATTTCTCAGGCTCCCTAAAAAATGCCTACGTCACAGGCGGGCTGCTATGTCGAAGGGTAGTTACCTGGAGCCGGTGGGCTCTGGttcatcatcctcttctGCTTACAATCctctccctttctttttcttctctttccttttctttttttccggATACCTCCACCCGGCACTCCTCCTCTCGGCGCTGTGTTGGGACAGAGAACCGCTATTCCTATTCAGTTTATCCTCaagtttcttgaaacattTGGATTTATTTATTCACTCACATTCAACTAGGATACCTTTAAGTGAAATTCCTAAGAGGGTTGTATTGCGATACTACATCTTCCATTTTTGTCCTGACTCTAGCTGTCTCAATTATAGCAGCCAATATGTTGTTCTACAATGATATTAATGATATAGAGCATACATATGAGCTTATACAGCCTAAGAGGTTACCATCCCGCACTCCTAAGAGATTCTTAAGAAGTCGACCTCTGAGACTCGAGGCCAAGATATAGGATCATGGAAAAGCTAGGCCATGGCGCATTTACCACAATATGGCCGGCAAAAGAATTTTTGGGTCTGCTGTAAGTCGCTTCAAGAGTATTGCCTAATACGGTTTTCATAATGAAATAGTCTATGCTAGAACAGTCACTACGTTGCTCTTAAAATCCATGCCTCACATATCGCCGGCAAGAAAAACAAGCTTCAAATTCTTTGATATCTAAGATTTTGGTCATAATTGAGCACCCTAGGGCCAAATGGAACACATGAGCGCTGTGTTGCCGAGGTTGTGGCAAGCCTGAAAAATTTGAGATATTATCTCAGCTTTCGAGTCTCATGTAAAGGAGGTCCCATTTCAAATTGGAATGGGGCTCTCATATCTGTATGATCGAGGAGTGACGCATGGCGGTATGAATCTTGTTGATAGTTGCAAAATACCGATAGATTCCTAACAATGCAGATTTTCACATGGGAAATCTTGCAAAGCAAGCCACAGTTGAAGGATCATTCGACGCATCAATAGTAGAATATTTCTCTGATTCTGAATGTGTTCTTGTTGTGGGTCGGAGTCCCTAAGATCAGAACCGGCTGCTCCCGCATACTATGTTCTCGCCATCTCCTTGGTGGGTTATTTAGAAAGAACAATAAACATTACTGCGAACATGAACCCCCTCTGCCTCAAAATCATGGATTTTAGAAATTGTGAGTTCGCACATTCCAGGTATCATCCTAACGTACTTAGCATTCGATAATCAGATAAAATATCACTATCGAAGCACCCCAACCTCAATTCACGCTCCTGGGGTAACGTTCTATGAGCCTTCCGGAGGTAAGGTCGACTCTGAGTGGAGAACAATCATGGACGTCCGGACAGCCGGTTCGTACCGTAAGTTCATATGTTTCAGCTCGTGCTTTCGACCACTTCAGCCCACCCAACCTACAAACGCAGCTTTGCGAGTTGAATTTTGGAAGCGTCTTTCTATATGGAATGAGTCCATGTGATTCCATTATATACCATACGCTTCAACTAGCTGGTCCTTTCCCCTCTGCCTAGGGCAAATATTGGAACCTAAACGGATTCTGCGTGGAAAAAGTTCGTATGCATATCAGCTCCCGTTCCTGGAAGCTTTCTTCTGTGAAATTCAGTTTACTTTCTCCTAGAAACCTGTTACCCTGGTGCATTGATCCTGAAGGATTCTGGGCCCAGAAGCGCCATGGTCATCGAATTGGGACTGTAGGACTTTCagaacaagatatagagCAACGGATTGATTGGTCAAGAAGTATGCTCAGAATTGAGCCTCATACCAGATTGCAAATAGCAGGGCTTCTTAGTTATCCTTGGTTTTCTGGATTTAGGGCTTGGAAGTGGCTGTGCTAGCACTGCAAAAATAATAGAAACGATGGATTGGCTATTAACAGGGTCGCGGGATACATCTTGCAAGAATGCAGTTGAGCCGGAACGTCGTCATTATGGAGCAATCTAGTGCTGAAGTTTATATGTGGTTTGGCCGGATGATTTGATGTAATTAATACTCTGTTGGCTTGCATAAAAGCCTCGTCACATTGACCACCAAGCGCAACAGAACTCCGGGCCAAAAATGATAGAATAACGTCCAGCCCAAGTCCATGAACCCAGAGCACTTTATAGATTTAACGTATCAAGCTGCTGGCCTTTTTGGATCTTGTAGTCTCGCCAGCTCTAGCATTAACCGATAGGTATAGACTGTCAGATCAACATCGCGGAAGGCCTTAGAAAACCAGTCTCTACCCTGCTCTGCAATCTCTCTGGCCCTTTTCTGCCCAGCTTCGGTTGAAGTGAGATAGAACACAAGCTCAGGAAGCTCTTCCAAACTTTGGCTGACCGGTATGTAATGAACCCATGGCACTAGACGCTCGTCATGCCACTCTCGGAATAGGGTTTGTTTCAACGGCGCAGATTTGGAAGCTAGAAGCTTGTAGTAGCGGCCGCTAATGCCATTTCCGTCAATATCAAATGCGAGTCGCGACCGGAGCGCTTTGTCTTTGTCCGCCCACGACTTAACCTTAAAGTACATATGTTGGTCCCGGCAGTATTTCTTCTTGCACTGGAATATTCTAGTAAAGGCAACGTCGAACAATCTGCTATTGAGAAATGATGAGCTCACACGACTGATCACTCCGCCCTTTTCTCGTAGGTAATAATGTTGACGCCTTCTCAAATTCTGCGCCAAGCTCACAAACCTTTGCCGGTGATAGTCCCGCCACTGATCGGTCGAAGCAAAGCCGCCTGTTGTAGAACCGGCCCAGTAAAGattgtttatctttttatCCCAGTCCACGTCATTTGCTTCAACATATTGAAACTCGGACTCGATATAAGCTGGGCTGGGATACAAGATGTCACCCATGGTGGACAGCGACCCAGTCGTCAATACCGGTATGGATCCTTCAATAAGGCGAAAAGCTGAAGGGCTCATGGAGAGACCATGTATAGCGCGGTACTCCGGATGCCAGCACAGGTTTAAGTCCGACACTCGATTGATGACGAAAGGGAGGGCAAACGTTTCCACCGTGTGCCCATCCCGAACATTTCTCCTACCTCCTTGAGAAGGACAAAATCTAGTAAGCGTGTCCCAGACCGGTCGTCTTGACATATCAGTCAAGTTGAACCATACATTGCCACGAAAACCTTCTGCGGCCGAAGGAATCAGGACCCTCGGTTCATCGAGATGATTGACAAGAAACTTGACATCCGGAAGAACACCACGCAAATTCTCCAATAGCTTGTTGAACAAGAGTTGGTTGTGCCTGTCAAAGGTGCGCTGGGGATGGCTGCATTCAGTCTTGGCCTGGAGGCCAGAAAATGTACAGAGCCACAGCTCGTTGTTCGGCTCATTTTGTATATGACTCATAATCTCAAGTACCTCTTGACCGCTGAGTTTCCAAAATGGGGAAATAGCATCGTAAATCATATCAAAGTCATCGATGATGGGTGACTGATGGAATTTTGCAAATTCATACCAGGCTTGGAAGCCTGGAGGGGTTTCTGTACCGTATCGACGTCGATATTCGTTATGGGCTGCTGTGTAGTTTCGGGATTGTTTGTGAAGCAAGGCGTTGAAAGTGGCATTGGCGTTTTGGATTAAGGCTTCGACGGGGTGCTGCTGAGAGTAAATCAATGATGAAGTTTGCGAGAGTCTAATGGTCAGAATGTTCGCAAGGTATGGAACAAGAGAAACAAGAGAAAACAGCCACAGCCATGACTTGGCCTTCGCCTGCTTTGGAAGTATGTGAACGGTCTGGCCAAGGGCAAGCAAAGACGCTATAACGAAGAATAAACTTTGGGTATCCGAAGATTGCGTGAAGGGATCTCTAGTGGATATGACACTGAACGTTTCTATGATAGATGTAGTGTTCCACGAAGAATTTCTAGCCTGAAAATCTGGTAAGCCATTTAAGTTTTCTCATAAGGGTCACGACATACTGTTTGAATTATAAAATACCAAAACAAAGCTTTAGCCAACCCTAGCGCTGATATAGCTACGACTGTGCTTCTAGGGAGATCAAACGCAAGAATTTCCACAACTAGCGCTAGGCCTAGCACAACTACAACGCGTAATGAAAGAGGAATGATCGTTCCTTCGATATCAAAAGACGGAAGATATCGAGAGCTCTTATCGGTCCTAGGTGTGAGGGTGGTATAGACCACGAGAAGAGCAGCAACTGGGATAATCGATAAGGCATGTCCTCGAAGATTCCAGTCTGATAGGataaaaatgaaaaatgaTGCAGCAAATGTGGTACCTAAGATTGTGTTCACAAAAGGGTGGAAGAACCTAGAATTAGATGTTCTTGGGGGACGAAGCTCGGATCCAAGATACTTCTGGACCAACAGAAGTAATGGGGTTAAAGCTGGCTTCTGGTTGTTAGCTCAGGGGGCACcttaactagttattttAAAAGCATGAGCTGCTTACCAAGAACTCAGACTTGCCATTCCCTGCAGTACTAAGGCAAAATGCAACAAGTCCTACGGTAACTATTGATAATGATGCTGCAGATGTAGGTTGAGCTTCGAAATTGCAGGGAGCGGCTGCGAAGAACTTGTTTATGCGTGGGCTGCTCGTAATCTTGAACACAATCGGCAGTATCAGCCAGGCCAGTATCTCGGAGCAGAGCTCGGATTGCCTGGAGAATAGATATTGCCTTGTTATGGCACATAGCAGAGCAGCGCCGGCTGACCGAGTTGCCGGATCAATTTCGTTAAACGACGACTTCCACATTTTCCCACCCGAAAATTTCTGGCAACTTCCCACTCTGAAATCACTGCTCCGTTAGGGAGCTTGTATGGGTGCCCAGTCGATTCTGAATCACGTGGGAATCTCCTTTGTGTGGCCATTTTAGTCAATCTCAGTGAGGTTTAAATGTTGGTTTGCGAGTGGGCCCTGTCTAACAAAAGTCTGTTCATCTGAAACAGCAGCAGGGGCCTGGTCTTAGAGTAGCAGtgctactccgtacatacggagtaaatATCCAGAGTCAGTCATACGTGCCAACCTCAAGTTTAAGGGTTTGGATCTTCGATTGTGTCGCCCTTTGTAGGTCTGCCGCAGGTGAGTATTTACTGATAGTTCTCTGAACCCATATGTATCTCGAGAAGCCTCGAAGAATAGTGGGAATCGCCCCCTAGCTCGGAATCCCTGACGAGGCAAGAGATTCGCCATGATAGGGCCCAAAATATGCCTCCCAGTGAATGTTGGATTTTTGGTCTGGAACCTCTTGATTTGGGTAACAGACCTCCCTTGCATTAGGGCTGTGCAGTCCTTTTGGCGACATCAATAAGGGTATGGCTATCGGGGGTGATTACGTGATAAAAGACGTGTAAGAGAACGAGTTAATACTGATGAACTTGGGGGGTTTGGGGATGGAAATGAGGTCTGGCCTAGAAAACGGGCCTCCCGACGTCCACGGCAGGGGTTCGGAGCGGAATTATTATGATCCGCTGGATGGGTGGATACCTAGGTTCTGACGGGAAGTTCATCACCATCGAACAACAATTTTGAGCATGGCTCCATTCCTACTACTCGCATACCTAATGTATACAGTATGATTTTGAGTATCGATGACGATATTTCGCTGAATGCGACTTTTGGCAATGCCAAAAGTCAAAACCTCCGCTCATGATTTAGGCGATAGCGAATGCCCCTTTCCATCCGCTTCTGCACCGCTCTTGAGTTTTCCCCAGCAGACAACAAACATTTAACCCTAGGGCCATTATTCTCCCCTTATATGCCCTTTATCATCAACTTCAGTGTCCAAGGTACCAAGTTCACCCTTGTCACCCTGATCCGAAACCTGGCTGATTGCCTTGTCGTATCGCCGTTCTACATCCTCGTTGTGCTTCTTGACCTCTTCTTCGTCATATTGCAGCTTGCGAGAGTCTTCCTCGCTtagttctttcttttctggccTTTTAGGGTGCTTTGCATCGACTCCACTGTGCTGATATGCGTCGCTAAGGGTAGGTCGGGCTTTGTTCGAAGGAATATGTTCGTCGAATTCTTTGGAGAAGGAAGCTGGTTCAAAGCAATGTGGTTCTCGTTCTTCTTTATGATGAGACTCCGAGTCTAGATTGCTCAATTAGAGAccgaccttttttttttttctttttaaaaatACAAACAATGAAAAGGAACGTGGATTCAAGCATGGTAGGCTGTTCGCCGCTTACGACTGGAATATTGACGTACCCTTTCCCCGTGAGGCTTCGGAATGCCCAAATCTGTACGTATTCACTTCGTGTGTGAGCTGCTTGGGCGACGCTCGAGGCCGCGCTCTGAGGCTGGCGCAAACCCGCTTCGTGGACAGAATCACTCTCGTTCCTCTGTTCATATTGCCACAATTTTGTGTGGCCGAAGATGTTTGCGGAGAAGTAGGTTGGGGACTCTTTTGCAGAGATAGTGGGCTGCTCAAGAAATAATCAGAACTCTTTGCTTTAATGGTTCGAATATTGTTCTAAAGCAGAGTAGGCTGTTTTCGTGTCGATGATGGCCGAACTGCTACCAGACGGGTTCATTCGTTCTGCCTTGGTACACTGATGTCATAACTCAGTCTGACGGGAAACGCCACCTGCCAAGGGAGTTTCGTCACCTCTCTAAATCTTTCCTCTGTTTTAGCTTTTGATTGCTGGGGTAGTACCTCTCCCCAGCGTTTGGTATTTTTACAGTCTGAGGTCAATACTGCTGCCAGATGCAGTGGCAAGTTCTGTCCATCACACAATGGTGAATTAACTAGGTGCATTATACAATTGGGTGCGGAGCACTTTGTAGACAACTGATTAATTGAGGGCTAACATTTTAGTGGAATTGAATTATGATATTAATATGGGTGATTTATGTTTGTAGCTTTAAATCTTTGAGCCTTTCTCACCAATGCCTTGGTTTATATTCATCTACAGCCCCTGAAAGAGTAATTCAATACAGTTTTTCATCAGTCCCTCCTGAATTTATGACTGGGCCCGAGTTTACTACCCAGTGGTTACCTGTTAATGACTGTGGTTCACAACGCCGCACTTAAATAAGCTCAAGTTCACATGGTCAGTGTCCCCTGGTCTGCGAAGTTGGAAGATTTGACACAGCCCGCAACCTCAAGCTCCTGTCTCCTAAATATGTTCCTGCATGTAGCCATTACCAACCTAATATAGAGTACACGGGAATGTCTGTTACAGCATCAGGATTCTACTCCCCATCCAACAAGCATTCACCCTCGACAAAAATTTTGCAATTCGATGGAGTCAAGAGAATCCATAAGTTTCCTGCGTTAACTATTAGCTATCTCATACCACGTTTCCAACCCTTAAAAGAAAGCACCAACCAAACATCTGTCACAATTAGCTTCCCTGCCAGGCATTTTCCACATAAACAACTCCTGTGCTTTTGTCAGGAGTATGGAATCTATGTTACCGTGTTGTGAACAACCAGATGCGCCTAGTCCACTATATGGCAGTGACGATGCCAGAAACGTGCCAATGAAGAAAGCTGGCCATCCCCCGATCTATTTGCTGATCTTGTCCCATATCATCCTCAGGAATTTATATGTTATATATGGAAAATACTTGTCTACACAGTGGCCCCTGCTGTTGGACAAGACTCTGTTCACACATCTAGTTGTTGAACTGAGGCTTTGATAAGGCGTCAGAGGGTAGATGGGCCGGATGCCAGAAACGAAATTGAATGATTTGACTGGCACACAATTAGGAACCACTTCTTTTTGATGTGTCTTGGGAGATGCCCAAAATGGTGCTGTGCGATGTTTTGAGAACTATGGGTTTTCGCCAATCAAAATTGTTACATGTGAATATTTCAGCATTGCACCTGATGGGGAACTGCTCGTGCCTGCAGTGTAACATGCGACAGAAAGATGAATTGAAAGTACCGAAACACAACAGGCAGATCGCAGGTGACTATTAAACTGTACCGAGTACATGGCAGTAAATTACTAAATCCATGCTCATTGGCCTTTGTGTAATTATAGCAGCCAGGCACTTTCACCGACCAAACTTTTCTAGCCGGCTGGGTGTACGCGTTATCTCGCTGATGTCGACGGGCATCTCACACTAAATATCTGTGACCTTGCTAAGCCCTCGTGATTCATTATCACAAAGTCACAATTCTTCAGCCGTGTATGCTGTATTCAGGGCAGGAATGTTGCTGCAGACGAGACCTGCAATTATGGTAACAGCAAACCTAGCATTCCAGAGAGATGCCGTGATGGATGTGCCTAAAGTTTACTGAGGCCAATGAAGCTGTTAGCCGTGGTTTGATACAAGGTATGTAATGGGCCACTTACGCAAGTATGCCAACTTTTTGTATATGAGGCATCCAATGTGCTTGACACACATAACTTTTCAAAGCGAGTTCTTGAGGAACCTGCAAAGTTCTTGTATTTTTGAATACTCATCTTTTTTCGCGTTCCTAGATATTGGGAGCTATGAGTGCGAATACAGGGTGCAATTGAATAGCTATATGGGGGCGGGCGTTTTCACTTCAACCGTAATTCACCCAGATTGGCTGAGAATAGTTGATCTTCGCAATGCAAGATAGAGGAAGCTTGTTCAGCGTTTCCTAGAAAGAAAGTATCTAAACATATGCAGAGTGCGGAAAGACATGCAAGCAACAGAGTCTATCTGACTATTCCACAACTTTAAGCCAAAACTATATTATGAATGCTGAGTGAAACATAGCAGAAAAATATCATAGACTCACGGCTTTCGCAGCAATGGAGTTCGTTCAAGCACTCGATTTTCATTATCTTCTGAGAAGCTGGGTTCAGCGCGATTCTCATAGGGTAGAGTGACCGCGACCCCTCCTGAATTAGTGCCTCCTTCCCCCTTCTGAGGATTAAGGTATTCGAAATATATTCCCATTATCAAGAGAGTCCCTTGCAAAAGCGCTGTGACCACATAGACCCCCCAAGTGCTCCATCCTTCAGTTCCCAAGCGGGCTGCCAGAGAAGCTGCCCACACAAGACTGCCGGGGGTCTGAATACACATCATTGGGATGCTCAAGCTACCTACACGGCGTAAGACGTAGGTTGTATATATTTGAGGGAAATATTGGATGGACGACAGGA includes:
- a CDS encoding uncharacterized protein (EggNog:ENOG410PRX5~COG:S~BUSCO:6224at33183), which produces MWKASHPPTPKDMANPRSRGPRFTIERNKEQGFVSPHVQEMNYENNPYGRSFRSYNAMEPPPAIGKEPRIASSIYSDWDSDNERRLTKPHVYLDRSSEYRDSQYTDASPPVSPMPGQYRNTTGNDSPDISPIEEFFEPAVQFPREKINFPDAVPVSQKFAKAPQMTKDDPNAGAILKGRRGFSGPHPARKTKWDEFSGEPTKSDRGKFAQVSPKNPHLPVLSHLKPSQKHPFGFFTRNKDTNQGHRRAPKLDPEDPALVPPTRPPWKGASGRSAILNPISTKKPSAEEPFIPPPRKDSRPQPVEPLHTTPAGLSTTSLKAPSDSVAPFRMDTFDFATSQSGIQEDTGYAADSMNGSNGQNPSTMLNSLPDLSHPLRSEARIRDVPFEPDYMKLESLDLEPQPVSRFSMTTFATTEVGTPPQSSRRSNEKDAPPLPDIPTDIAAKAARMTARKPTPSQLSAVTSKSLPRSPPEAEANNRIEAMEAKLRDLARRRGNINTIINELTQVIQPSSIAYDFATRAEVTKTVKSLNNELDDIKKDEHDIGLKLHRAYKKKDEEDEYEGSGLWIKRVTS
- a CDS encoding uncharacterized protein (EggNog:ENOG410PQQH~COG:S~TransMembrane:1 (o16-36i)~BUSCO:15589at33183), with product MASDANASPVPEVASIASPINLVLLSLFVVVVYMQFRPKAPVTLPKDQAPVVFRTFKPTTLIEFNGQDNKPVYLAVRGKVFDVSPGRNFYGPGGPYENFAGRDATRGLACQSFDEEMLTKDLKGPLDDLHGLDEEQLDNLRGWEERFLEKYLVVGKLVAEGDPEAPK
- the CAP2_1 gene encoding F-actin-capping protein subunit beta (CAZy:GT90~EggNog:ENOG410PMBN~COG:S~TransMembrane:9 (i36-54o74-94i101-119o131-153i160-178o198-220i227-245o279-297i306-327o)) — its product is MWKSSFNEIDPATRSAGAALLCAITRQYLFSRQSELCSEILAWLILPIVFKITSSPRINKFFAAAPCNFEAQPTSAASLSIVTVGLVAFCLSTAGNGKSEFLKPALTPLLLLVQKYLGSELRPPRTSNSRFFHPFVNTILGTTFAASFFIFILSDWNLRGHALSIIPVAALLVVYTTLTPRTDKSSRYLPSFDIEGTIIPLSLRVVVVLGLALVVEILAFDLPRSTVVAISALGLAKALFWYFIIQTARNSSWNTTSIIETFSVISTRDPFTQSSDTQSLFFVIASLLALGQTVHILPKQAKAKSWLWLFSLVSLVPYLANILTIRLSQTSSLIYSQQHPVEALIQNANATFNALLHKQSRNYTAAHNEYRRRYGTETPPGFQAWYEFAKFHQSPIIDDFDMIYDAISPFWKLSGQEVLEIMSHIQNEPNNELWLCTFSGLQAKTECSHPQRTFDRHNQLLFNKLLENLRGVLPDVKFLVNHLDEPRVLIPSAAEGFRGNVWFNLTDMSRRPVWDTLTRFCPSQGGRRNVRDGHTVETFALPFVINRVSDLNLCWHPEYRAIHGLSMSPSAFRLIEGSIPVLTTGSLSTMGDILYPSPAYIESEFQYVEANDVDWDKKINNLYWAGSTTGGFASTDQWRDYHRQRFVSLAQNLRRRQHYYLREKGGVISRVSSSFLNSRLFDVAFTRIFQCKKKYCRDQHMYFKVKSWADKDKALRSRLAFDIDGNGISGRYYKLLASKSAPLKQTLFREWHDERLVPWVHYIPVSQSLEELPELVFYLTSTEAGQKRAREIAEQGRDWFSKAFRDVDLTVYTYRLMLELARLQDPKRPAA
- a CDS encoding uncharacterized protein (EggNog:ENOG410Q5DP~BUSCO:16599at33183), with amino-acid sequence MNRGTRVILSTKRVCASLRARPRASPKQLTHEVNTYRFGHSEASRGKDSESHHKEEREPHCFEPASFSKEFDEHIPSNKARPTLSDAYQHSGVDAKHPKRPEKKELSEEDSRKLQYDEEEVKKHNEDVERRYDKAISQVSDQGDKGELGTLDTEVDDKGHIRGE